A genomic stretch from Harpia harpyja isolate bHarHar1 chromosome 20, bHarHar1 primary haplotype, whole genome shotgun sequence includes:
- the LRRTM2 gene encoding leucine-rich repeat transmembrane neuronal protein 2 isoform X3 → MQPPMYSKEWLSSLHPELFYGLRKLQTLHLRSNSLRTIPVRLFWDCRSLEFLDLSTNRLRSLARNGFAGLIKLRELHLEHNQLTKINFAHFLRLSSLHTLFLQWNKISNLTCGMEWTWGTLEKLDLTGNEIKAIDLTVFETMPNLKTLLMDNNKLTTLDSKILSSLTSLTTVGLSGNLWECSPKICALATWLSGFQGRWEHSILCHSPDHTQGEDILDAVYGFQLCWNLSTVVTPVATTYAAPTTEYTKRISSSHFHMGDKEIPTTAGMVVTTEEHFPEPNNAIFTQRVITGTMALLFSFFFIIFIVFISRKCCPPTLRRIRQCSMIQNHRQLRSQTRLHMANMSDQGPYNEYEPTHEGPFIIINGYGQCKCQQLPYKECEV, encoded by the exons ATGCAACCTCCAATGTACTCAAAAGAATGG TTATCCTCTCTGCACCCCGAGCTCTTCTACGGCCTTCGCAAGCTACAGACCTTGCACTTGCGTTCCAACTCCCTGCGGACCATCCCGGTCCGCCTGTTCTGGGACTGTCGTAGCCTGGAGTTCCTGGATTTGAGCACAAACCGCTTGCGAAGTTTGGCTCGCAACGGATTTGCAGGATTAATCAAGCTGAGGGAGCTTCACCTAGAGCACAACCAGCTGACAAAGATTAATTTTGCTCACTTCCTCCGGCTGAGCAGCCTGCACACGCTCTTCTTGCAGTGGAACAAAATTAGCAACTTGACATGTGGGATGGAGTGGACTTGGGGCACCTTAGAAAAGCTCGATTTGACTGGAAACGAAATCAAAGCCATTGACCTAACCGTCTTTGAAACTATGCCTAACCTTAAAACCCTCCTAATGGATAACAACAAGCTCACCACTCTGGATTCCAAGATCCTAAGTTCGCTGACATCCCTCACCACCGTGGGCCTCTCCGGCAATCTGTGGGAATGCAGCCCAAAGATCTGCGCCTTGGCCACATGGTTGAGTGGCTTCCAAGGTCGGTGGGAGCACTCCATCCTCTGCCACAGCCCAGACCACACCCAGGGAGAGGATATTCTGGATGCAGTGTATGGTTTTCAGCTTTGCTGGAATTTATCAACTGTTGTTACACCCGTGGCTACAACGTATGCAGCTCCGACTACTGAGTACACGAAAAGAATAAGCTCTTCTCATTTCCATATGGGCGACAAAGAGATTCCAACTACGGCAGGCATGGTCGTTACCACTGAAGAACATTTCCCCGAGCCAAACAATGCCATCTTCACTCAGAGGGTAATTACAGGAACAATggctttattgttttctttcttttttatcatttttatagTGTTCATCTCCAGGAAGTGCTGCCCTCCCACATTAAGAAGAATTAGGCAGTGCTCAATGATTCAAAACCACAGGCAGCTCCGATCCCAAACACGGCTGCATATGGCAAATATGTCAGACCAAGGACCATATAACGAATACGAACCCACCCATGAAGGACCCTTCATCATCATTAATGGCTACGGACAGTGCAAGTGTCAGCAGCTGCCGTATAAAGAATGTGAAGTATAA
- the LRRTM2 gene encoding leucine-rich repeat transmembrane neuronal protein 2 isoform X1, with product MGLHFKWPLGARMLAALYAMSMVLKMLPALGMACPPKCRCEKLLFYCDSQGFHSVPNTTEKGSLGLSLRHNYISELERDQFASFSQLTWLHLDHNQIATVREDSFQGLYKLKELVLSSNKIFHLPNTTFSQLLNLQNLDLSFNQLSSLHPELFYGLRKLQTLHLRSNSLRTIPVRLFWDCRSLEFLDLSTNRLRSLARNGFAGLIKLRELHLEHNQLTKINFAHFLRLSSLHTLFLQWNKISNLTCGMEWTWGTLEKLDLTGNEIKAIDLTVFETMPNLKTLLMDNNKLTTLDSKILSSLTSLTTVGLSGNLWECSPKICALATWLSGFQGRWEHSILCHSPDHTQGEDILDAVYGFQLCWNLSTVVTPVATTYAAPTTEYTKRISSSHFHMGDKEIPTTAGMVVTTEEHFPEPNNAIFTQRVITGTMALLFSFFFIIFIVFISRKCCPPTLRRIRQCSMIQNHRQLRSQTRLHMANMSDQGPYNEYEPTHEGPFIIINGYGQCKCQQLPYKECEV from the exons ATGG GCTTACATTTCAAGTGGCCATTAGGGGCTCGTATGCTGGCAGCACTATATGCAATGAGTATGGTTTTAAAAATGCTGCCTGCCTTGGGCATGGCTTGTCCACCAAAATGtcgctgtgagaagctgctcttTTACTGTGACTCTCAGGGGTTTCACTCAGTGCCAAACACCACTGAAAAGGGCTCGCTAGGTTTGTCACTGAGGCACAATTATATTTCTGAACTTGAAAGGGATCAATTTGCAAGCTTCAGTCAACTTACTTGGCTTCACTTAGATCATAATCAAATTGCAACAGTCAGAGAAGATTCTTTTCAAGGACTGTATAAACTTAAGGAATTAGTCTTAAGTTCCAACAAAATCTTTCATTTGCCAAACACAACTTTTAGCCAGCTGCTTAACCTGCAGAATTTGGACCTCTCTTTTAATCAGTTATCCTCTCTGCACCCCGAGCTCTTCTACGGCCTTCGCAAGCTACAGACCTTGCACTTGCGTTCCAACTCCCTGCGGACCATCCCGGTCCGCCTGTTCTGGGACTGTCGTAGCCTGGAGTTCCTGGATTTGAGCACAAACCGCTTGCGAAGTTTGGCTCGCAACGGATTTGCAGGATTAATCAAGCTGAGGGAGCTTCACCTAGAGCACAACCAGCTGACAAAGATTAATTTTGCTCACTTCCTCCGGCTGAGCAGCCTGCACACGCTCTTCTTGCAGTGGAACAAAATTAGCAACTTGACATGTGGGATGGAGTGGACTTGGGGCACCTTAGAAAAGCTCGATTTGACTGGAAACGAAATCAAAGCCATTGACCTAACCGTCTTTGAAACTATGCCTAACCTTAAAACCCTCCTAATGGATAACAACAAGCTCACCACTCTGGATTCCAAGATCCTAAGTTCGCTGACATCCCTCACCACCGTGGGCCTCTCCGGCAATCTGTGGGAATGCAGCCCAAAGATCTGCGCCTTGGCCACATGGTTGAGTGGCTTCCAAGGTCGGTGGGAGCACTCCATCCTCTGCCACAGCCCAGACCACACCCAGGGAGAGGATATTCTGGATGCAGTGTATGGTTTTCAGCTTTGCTGGAATTTATCAACTGTTGTTACACCCGTGGCTACAACGTATGCAGCTCCGACTACTGAGTACACGAAAAGAATAAGCTCTTCTCATTTCCATATGGGCGACAAAGAGATTCCAACTACGGCAGGCATGGTCGTTACCACTGAAGAACATTTCCCCGAGCCAAACAATGCCATCTTCACTCAGAGGGTAATTACAGGAACAATggctttattgttttctttcttttttatcatttttatagTGTTCATCTCCAGGAAGTGCTGCCCTCCCACATTAAGAAGAATTAGGCAGTGCTCAATGATTCAAAACCACAGGCAGCTCCGATCCCAAACACGGCTGCATATGGCAAATATGTCAGACCAAGGACCATATAACGAATACGAACCCACCCATGAAGGACCCTTCATCATCATTAATGGCTACGGACAGTGCAAGTGTCAGCAGCTGCCGTATAAAGAATGTGAAGTATAA
- the LRRTM2 gene encoding leucine-rich repeat transmembrane neuronal protein 2 isoform X2: MGLHFKWPLGARMLAALYAMSMVLKMLPALGMACPPKCRCEKLLFYCDSQGFHSVPNTTEKGSLGLSLRHNYISELERDQFASFSQLTWLHLDHNQIATVREDSFQGLYKLKELVLSSNKIFHLPNTTFSQLLNLQNLDLSFNQLSSLHPELFYGLRKLQTLHLRSNSLRTIPVRLFWDCRSLEFLDLSTNRLRSLARNGFAGLIKLRELHLEHNQLTKINFAHFLRLSSLHTLFLQWNKISNLTCGMEWTWGTLEKLDLTGNEIKAIDLTVFETMPNLKTLLMDNNKLTTLDSKILSSLTSLTTVGLSGNLWECSPKICALATWLSGFQGRWEHSILCHSPDHTQGEDILDAVYGFQLCWNLSTVVTPVATTYAAPTTEYTKRISSSHFHMGDKEIPTTAGMCSSPGSAALPH; encoded by the exons ATGG GCTTACATTTCAAGTGGCCATTAGGGGCTCGTATGCTGGCAGCACTATATGCAATGAGTATGGTTTTAAAAATGCTGCCTGCCTTGGGCATGGCTTGTCCACCAAAATGtcgctgtgagaagctgctcttTTACTGTGACTCTCAGGGGTTTCACTCAGTGCCAAACACCACTGAAAAGGGCTCGCTAGGTTTGTCACTGAGGCACAATTATATTTCTGAACTTGAAAGGGATCAATTTGCAAGCTTCAGTCAACTTACTTGGCTTCACTTAGATCATAATCAAATTGCAACAGTCAGAGAAGATTCTTTTCAAGGACTGTATAAACTTAAGGAATTAGTCTTAAGTTCCAACAAAATCTTTCATTTGCCAAACACAACTTTTAGCCAGCTGCTTAACCTGCAGAATTTGGACCTCTCTTTTAATCAGTTATCCTCTCTGCACCCCGAGCTCTTCTACGGCCTTCGCAAGCTACAGACCTTGCACTTGCGTTCCAACTCCCTGCGGACCATCCCGGTCCGCCTGTTCTGGGACTGTCGTAGCCTGGAGTTCCTGGATTTGAGCACAAACCGCTTGCGAAGTTTGGCTCGCAACGGATTTGCAGGATTAATCAAGCTGAGGGAGCTTCACCTAGAGCACAACCAGCTGACAAAGATTAATTTTGCTCACTTCCTCCGGCTGAGCAGCCTGCACACGCTCTTCTTGCAGTGGAACAAAATTAGCAACTTGACATGTGGGATGGAGTGGACTTGGGGCACCTTAGAAAAGCTCGATTTGACTGGAAACGAAATCAAAGCCATTGACCTAACCGTCTTTGAAACTATGCCTAACCTTAAAACCCTCCTAATGGATAACAACAAGCTCACCACTCTGGATTCCAAGATCCTAAGTTCGCTGACATCCCTCACCACCGTGGGCCTCTCCGGCAATCTGTGGGAATGCAGCCCAAAGATCTGCGCCTTGGCCACATGGTTGAGTGGCTTCCAAGGTCGGTGGGAGCACTCCATCCTCTGCCACAGCCCAGACCACACCCAGGGAGAGGATATTCTGGATGCAGTGTATGGTTTTCAGCTTTGCTGGAATTTATCAACTGTTGTTACACCCGTGGCTACAACGTATGCAGCTCCGACTACTGAGTACACGAAAAGAATAAGCTCTTCTCATTTCCATATGGGCGACAAAGAGATTCCAACTACGGCAGGCATG TGTTCATCTCCAGGAAGTGCTGCCCTCCCACATTAA